A stretch of Fusobacterium periodonticum ATCC 33693 DNA encodes these proteins:
- the smpB gene encoding SsrA-binding protein SmpB, with protein sequence MIIANNKKAFFDYFIEEKYEAGIELKGSEVKSIKAGKVSIKESFVRIINGEIFIMGMSVVPWEYGSIYNPEERRVRKLLLHKKEIKKIHEQVKIKGYTIVPLDVHLSKGYVKVQIAIAKGKKTYDKRESIAKKDQERNIKRDLKINNR encoded by the coding sequence ATGATAATTGCAAATAACAAAAAAGCTTTTTTTGATTACTTCATAGAAGAAAAGTATGAAGCTGGAATAGAACTTAAAGGAAGTGAAGTAAAATCAATAAAAGCAGGTAAAGTTAGTATAAAAGAATCATTTGTAAGAATTATAAATGGTGAAATATTTATAATGGGAATGTCAGTTGTTCCTTGGGAATATGGTAGTATATACAATCCTGAGGAAAGAAGAGTTAGAAAATTACTTTTGCATAAAAAGGAAATTAAAAAGATTCATGAACAAGTTAAAATCAAAGGATATACTATAGTTCCTTTAGATGTTCACCTATCAAAAGGCTATGTAAAAGTCCAAATAGCAATAGCCAAAGGTAAGAAAACTTATGATAAGAGAGAAAGTATTGCTAAAAAAGACCAAGAAAGAAATATAAAAAGAGATTTAAAAATTAATAATAGATAA
- the thrS gene encoding threonine--tRNA ligase, protein MLVKYNGENKEYDNNINMFEIAKGISNSLAKKSVGAKIDGKNVDMSYVLDHDAEVEFIDIDSPEGEDIVRHSTAHLMAQAVLRLYPETKVTIGPVIENGFYYDFDPVEQFTEEDLEKIEAEMKRIVKENIKLEKYVLPRDEAIDYFRDVDKNKYKVEVVEGIPQGEQVSFYKQGDFTDLCRGTHVPSTGYLKAFKLRTVAGAYWRGNSKNKMLQRIYGYSFSNEDRLKKHLKFMEEAEKRDHRKLGKELELFFISEYGPGFPFFLPKGMVFRNVLIDLWRKEHEKAGYLQLETPIMLNKELWEISGHWFNYRENMYTSEIDELEFAIKPMNCPGGVLSFKHQLHSYKDLPARLAELGKVHRHEFSGALHGLMRVRSFTQDDSHIFMTPDQVQDEIIGVVNLIDKFYSKLFGFEYEIELSTKPEKAIGSQEIWDMAESALAGALDKLGRKYKINPGDGAFYGPKLDFKIKDAIGRMWQCGTIQLDFNLPERFDVTYIGEDGEKHRPVMLHRVIYGSIERFIGILIEHYAGAFPMWLAPVQVKVLTLNDECIPYAKEIMDKLQELGIRAELDDRNETIGYKIREANGKYKIPMQLIIGKNEVENKEVNIRRFGSKDQFPKSLDEFYDYVVDEAAIKFDK, encoded by the coding sequence ATGTTAGTCAAATATAATGGAGAAAACAAAGAATATGATAATAACATTAATATGTTTGAAATAGCTAAGGGAATTTCTAATTCTCTTGCTAAAAAATCTGTGGGAGCAAAAATTGATGGAAAAAATGTTGATATGTCTTATGTTCTAGATCATGATGCAGAAGTAGAATTTATAGATATAGACAGTCCTGAAGGAGAAGATATAGTAAGACACTCAACTGCTCACTTAATGGCACAAGCTGTATTAAGATTATATCCAGAAACTAAAGTTACAATAGGACCAGTTATAGAAAATGGGTTCTATTATGACTTTGATCCTGTAGAACAATTTACAGAAGAAGATTTAGAAAAAATTGAAGCTGAAATGAAAAGAATAGTAAAGGAAAATATAAAATTAGAAAAATATGTTTTACCTAGAGATGAAGCTATTGATTACTTTAGAGATGTAGATAAAAACAAATATAAAGTTGAAGTTGTAGAGGGAATTCCTCAAGGAGAACAAGTTTCATTCTATAAACAAGGAGATTTTACAGATCTTTGTAGAGGAACTCATGTACCCTCAACTGGTTATTTAAAAGCATTTAAATTGAGAACAGTTGCAGGAGCATATTGGAGAGGAAACTCAAAAAATAAAATGCTTCAAAGAATTTATGGATATTCTTTTTCTAATGAAGACAGATTAAAGAAACACTTAAAGTTTATGGAAGAAGCTGAAAAAAGAGATCACAGAAAATTAGGAAAAGAATTAGAGTTATTCTTTATAAGTGAATATGGACCAGGGTTCCCATTCTTCTTACCAAAAGGAATGGTATTTAGAAATGTTCTAATTGACTTATGGAGAAAAGAACATGAAAAAGCAGGATATTTACAATTAGAAACTCCTATAATGCTTAATAAAGAGTTATGGGAAATTTCAGGACACTGGTTCAACTATAGAGAAAATATGTATACATCAGAAATTGATGAATTAGAGTTTGCTATAAAACCAATGAACTGTCCAGGAGGAGTTTTATCGTTTAAACACCAATTACATTCATATAAAGATCTTCCAGCAAGACTTGCTGAACTTGGAAAAGTTCATAGACATGAATTTTCTGGAGCATTACATGGACTTATGAGAGTAAGATCATTCACACAAGATGACTCTCATATCTTTATGACTCCTGATCAAGTTCAAGATGAAATTATAGGTGTTGTAAATCTTATAGATAAATTCTATAGTAAATTATTCGGTTTTGAATATGAAATAGAACTTTCAACTAAACCAGAAAAAGCTATAGGTTCTCAAGAAATTTGGGATATGGCTGAATCTGCACTTGCAGGTGCTTTAGATAAATTAGGAAGAAAATACAAAATAAATCCAGGTGACGGAGCATTCTATGGTCCTAAATTAGATTTTAAAATAAAGGATGCTATTGGAAGAATGTGGCAATGTGGAACTATTCAACTTGACTTTAATTTACCTGAAAGATTTGATGTAACTTATATAGGTGAAGATGGAGAAAAACATAGACCAGTAATGCTTCATAGAGTTATCTATGGTTCAATAGAAAGATTTATAGGAATATTAATAGAACACTATGCAGGAGCTTTTCCTATGTGGCTTGCACCAGTTCAAGTAAAAGTTTTAACTCTTAATGATGAATGTATCCCTTATGCAAAAGAAATTATGGATAAATTACAAGAATTAGGAATTAGAGCTGAGCTTGATGATAGAAATGAAACTATTGGGTATAAAATAAGAGAAGCAAATGGGAAATATAAAATTCCTATGCAATTAATAATTGGAAAAAATGAAGTAGAAAATAAAGAAGTGAATATTAGAAGATTTGGATCTAAGGATCAATTTCCAAAATCACTTGATGAATTCTATGATTATGTAGTTGATGAAGCTGCAATTAAATTTGACAAATAG
- a CDS encoding FprA family A-type flavoprotein translates to MYKSTKIRDDIVWIGVNDRKIEKWESHIPLDFGVTYNSYVILDEKICIIDGVEEGENGDFFRKLEATIGDRQVDYIIINHVEPDHSGSIKSLLKMYPDIKVVGNVKSISILKLLDIDVPDDRAIVVKEKDILDLGKHKLTFYLMPMVHWPESMSTYDMTDKILFSNDAFGSFGALDGAIFNDEANLNIFENEMRRYYSNIVGKLGAPVNAILKKLSSVEISCICPSHGLIWRKNIDKVIEKYQKWANIEAEEEGVVIIYGSMYGHTTEMAEILARQLDERGIKNVQIYDSSKFDISYLFSAIWKYKGLMIGTCTHYNMAFPKIEPLLQKLENYGLKNRYLGIFGNMLWSGGGVKRVKEFADRLTGLEQIGEPIEVKGHVTPIDREKLIELANLMADKLIADRL, encoded by the coding sequence ATGTATAAGAGTACTAAGATAAGAGATGACATTGTTTGGATTGGAGTTAATGATAGAAAAATAGAAAAATGGGAAAGCCATATTCCATTAGATTTTGGAGTTACATACAATTCCTATGTGATATTAGATGAAAAAATTTGCATTATTGATGGAGTTGAAGAAGGAGAAAATGGAGATTTTTTTAGAAAATTAGAGGCTACTATTGGAGATAGACAAGTTGATTATATAATAATAAATCATGTTGAGCCAGATCATTCAGGTTCTATCAAGAGTTTATTAAAAATGTATCCAGATATAAAGGTAGTGGGAAATGTAAAATCAATATCAATATTAAAATTACTAGATATAGATGTTCCTGATGATAGAGCAATAGTAGTAAAAGAAAAAGATATTTTAGATTTAGGAAAACATAAATTGACTTTTTATTTAATGCCTATGGTACACTGGCCAGAATCAATGTCAACTTATGATATGACTGATAAAATCTTATTTTCTAATGATGCTTTTGGAAGTTTTGGAGCATTAGATGGAGCTATTTTTAATGATGAAGCAAATCTTAATATTTTTGAAAATGAAATGAGAAGATATTATTCAAATATAGTTGGAAAATTGGGAGCACCTGTAAATGCTATTCTAAAAAAATTATCTTCTGTTGAAATTTCTTGTATTTGTCCTTCACATGGATTAATTTGGAGAAAAAATATAGACAAAGTTATAGAAAAATATCAAAAGTGGGCTAATATTGAAGCTGAAGAAGAAGGAGTAGTAATTATCTATGGAAGTATGTATGGGCATACAACTGAAATGGCTGAAATTTTAGCAAGACAATTAGATGAAAGAGGAATTAAAAATGTTCAAATCTATGATTCTTCAAAGTTTGATATTTCATATCTATTTAGTGCAATTTGGAAGTACAAAGGACTTATGATAGGAACATGTACTCACTATAATATGGCTTTTCCAAAGATAGAACCTTTACTTCAAAAATTAGAAAACTATGGTTTAAAAAATAGATATTTAGGAATTTTTGGAAATATGTTATGGAGTGGTGGTGGAGTAAAAAGAGTTAAAGAATTTGCTGATAGACTAACAGGTTTAGAACAAATTGGAGAACCAATTGAGGTAAAAGGACATGTTACTCCTATTGATAGAGAAAAATTAATAGAACTTGCTAATCTTATGGCAGACAAACTTATAGCAGATAGATTATAA
- a CDS encoding YadA C-terminal domain-containing protein, translated as MYKLFLLFFIAINFSIFPLENNQIKEVTPIESIHSEAIKTQEDILLEKASLSDEEKELFEKGNKEYTSEELKATNVISTKKDLKENKKDEYNSEVKFEEIEISERTNRVMALGSAMGSVDLGKIEERKFRIGAGVGSSGNNQAVAVGVGYAPTDRFRVNTKFSTSSTSKRASAISIGASVDLDW; from the coding sequence ATGTATAAATTATTTTTATTATTTTTTATAGCTATAAATTTTTCAATATTTCCTTTAGAAAATAATCAAATAAAAGAAGTAACTCCTATTGAATCAATACATAGCGAAGCTATAAAAACTCAAGAGGATATTTTACTTGAAAAGGCTTCTCTATCTGATGAGGAAAAAGAATTATTTGAAAAGGGAAATAAGGAATACACTTCAGAAGAATTGAAAGCTACGAATGTAATAAGTACAAAAAAAGATTTAAAAGAAAATAAAAAAGATGAGTATAATAGTGAAGTGAAATTTGAAGAAATAGAAATATCTGAAAGAACAAATAGAGTAATGGCATTGGGCTCAGCTATGGGTTCTGTTGATTTAGGAAAAATTGAGGAAAGAAAATTTAGAATAGGTGCAGGTGTAGGAAGCTCTGGTAATAATCAAGCTGTTGCAGTAGGAGTTGGTTATGCTCCAACTGATAGATTTAGAGTAAATACAAAATTTTCTACTTCTTCAACTTCAAAAAGAGCTTCTGCAATTTCTATTGGAGCTTCTGTTGATTTAGACTGGTAA
- a CDS encoding OmpP1/FadL family transporter, whose product MKKLLFFMGLLSSGLYGASIDHIQTYSPDYLSNQSQTGMVNEVSAYYNPAGLSRLEKGKYVHLGLQFARGHEKMSYKGKEHKAVLNQLIPNVSLTSVDENGAYFFTFGGLAGGGKLEYDGVSGIDVLSDLDQFKPLGVYDKGSSLTGKNLYEQATIGRAFTINDQLSISVAGRIVHGSRNLKGSLNIGANPTTAYKQAKVQQVTQEVSRAVDAATQGSGLSAAQIAAIKQQKTTEALTLLQKKMNGLQQTGLSGDLDSKREAWGYGFQLGVNYKVNDKLNLAARYDSRIKMNFKAKGSENQLQTTDIIGSNIGLSTFYPQYAINSKIRRDLPAILSVGASYKLTDNYFVSTSANYYFNHHAKMDRVTTFGGHEHGRDYKNGWEIALGNEYKLNDKFTLMGSVNYARTGAKNSSFNDTEYALNSVTLGAGVRYRYDETLSFTASVAHFIYEKEDGNFKEKYKVNENQKYHKEITAFGLSVTKKF is encoded by the coding sequence ATGAAAAAGTTACTGTTTTTTATGGGGTTATTATCAAGTGGATTATATGGTGCTTCAATAGATCACATCCAAACTTATAGTCCAGATTATTTATCAAATCAATCACAAACAGGTATGGTGAATGAAGTATCTGCTTATTACAATCCAGCAGGACTTTCTAGATTAGAGAAAGGAAAATATGTGCATCTTGGATTACAATTTGCAAGAGGACATGAAAAAATGTCATATAAAGGAAAAGAACACAAAGCTGTTTTAAATCAATTAATTCCTAATGTTTCTTTAACTTCAGTTGATGAAAATGGAGCCTATTTCTTTACTTTTGGTGGATTAGCAGGTGGAGGAAAATTGGAATATGATGGTGTATCAGGAATAGATGTTTTATCAGATTTAGACCAATTTAAACCTTTAGGAGTATATGACAAAGGTTCATCTTTAACAGGTAAAAATTTATATGAACAAGCAACTATAGGTAGAGCTTTTACAATAAATGATCAGTTATCAATTTCAGTAGCAGGTAGAATAGTACATGGTTCAAGAAATTTAAAGGGTTCATTGAATATAGGAGCTAACCCAACTACAGCATATAAACAAGCTAAAGTTCAACAAGTGACACAAGAAGTTAGTAGAGCAGTAGATGCTGCTACTCAAGGTTCAGGACTTTCTGCAGCTCAAATTGCAGCTATAAAGCAACAAAAAACTACTGAAGCATTAACTTTACTTCAAAAGAAAATGAATGGTTTACAACAAACAGGTTTAAGTGGAGACTTAGATTCTAAGAGAGAAGCTTGGGGTTATGGGTTTCAATTAGGTGTAAACTATAAAGTAAATGATAAACTAAATTTAGCAGCTAGATATGATTCAAGAATAAAAATGAATTTTAAAGCTAAAGGCTCTGAAAATCAATTACAAACAACAGATATTATAGGTTCTAATATAGGTTTATCTACTTTTTATCCACAATATGCTATAAATTCTAAGATTAGAAGAGATTTACCAGCTATACTATCAGTTGGAGCTTCATATAAGTTAACAGACAACTATTTTGTTTCAACATCAGCTAACTATTATTTTAATCACCATGCTAAAATGGATAGAGTGACTACCTTTGGTGGACATGAACATGGTAGAGATTATAAAAATGGTTGGGAAATTGCACTAGGAAATGAATATAAATTAAATGATAAATTTACTTTAATGGGTAGTGTAAACTATGCTAGAACAGGAGCTAAAAATTCTTCGTTTAATGATACAGAGTATGCTTTAAACTCAGTTACTTTAGGAGCAGGAGTTAGATATAGATATGATGAAACTTTGTCATTTACAGCTTCTGTAGCTCATTTTATTTATGAAAAAGAAGATGGAAACTTTAAAGAAAAATATAAAGTTAATGAAAATCAAAAATATCATAAAGAAATTACTGCATTTGGATTATCTGTAACTAAGAAATTTTAA
- a CDS encoding TetR/AcrR family transcriptional regulator → MPKKVLFSREIILDTAFKLFKEEGYDAISARNVAKALNSSPAPIYKSIGSMEVLKSELVTRTKKLFIEYLLKERTGIKLFDIGMGICIFSREEKQLFLQIFSRHTVKSPLIDEFLNVIQEELKTDERITSIDKEKKEELLHTCWVFAHGLSTLIAIDFFKDPSDEFIERSLKNGPARLFYEYLSKYSKKK, encoded by the coding sequence ATGCCAAAAAAAGTTTTATTTTCAAGAGAAATAATTTTAGATACTGCTTTTAAATTGTTTAAAGAAGAAGGCTATGATGCTATAAGTGCTAGAAATGTTGCAAAAGCTTTAAATTCTTCACCAGCTCCTATATATAAATCTATAGGATCTATGGAAGTTCTAAAGTCAGAATTAGTAACTAGAACTAAAAAATTATTTATTGAATACTTGTTAAAAGAAAGAACGGGAATAAAATTATTTGATATAGGTATGGGAATTTGTATTTTTTCTCGTGAAGAAAAACAACTTTTTTTACAGATATTTTCAAGGCATACTGTTAAAAGCCCTTTGATTGATGAATTTTTAAATGTAATTCAAGAAGAACTAAAAACAGATGAAAGAATCACATCAATTGATAAAGAAAAAAAAGAAGAGTTGTTACATACTTGCTGGGTTTTTGCTCATGGTCTATCAACTCTTATTGCTATAGACTTTTTTAAAGATCCTAGTGATGAATTTATAGAGCGTTCACTAAAAAATGGACCAGCTAGGTTATTTTATGAGTATTTAAGCAAGTATTCAAAGAAAAAATGA
- a CDS encoding Maf family protein, protein MILASNSKRRQEILKDMGFKFKVITANIEEVSDKKDISERILDIAEKKLDKIAKDNINDFVLAADTVVVLDGEVFGKPKDREEAEKFLKLLSGKTHKVITAYVFKNISKNILIKDVVVSEVKFYDLDKETINWYLNSLEPFDKAGGYGIQGLGRALVEKIEGDYFAIMGFPISNFLKNLRKIGYKISQIDRI, encoded by the coding sequence ATGATATTAGCATCTAATTCTAAAAGAAGGCAAGAAATTTTAAAAGATATGGGATTTAAGTTTAAAGTTATAACTGCTAATATTGAAGAAGTGAGTGATAAAAAAGATATAAGTGAAAGGATATTGGATATTGCAGAGAAAAAATTAGATAAGATAGCAAAAGACAATATAAATGATTTTGTTTTAGCAGCAGATACAGTTGTTGTACTAGATGGAGAGGTCTTTGGTAAACCTAAGGATAGAGAAGAGGCAGAGAAATTCTTAAAACTTTTATCAGGAAAAACTCATAAGGTTATAACAGCCTATGTTTTTAAAAATATTTCAAAGAATATTCTTATAAAAGATGTAGTAGTTAGTGAAGTCAAATTTTATGATTTAGATAAGGAAACAATAAACTGGTATTTAAATAGCCTTGAACCCTTTGATAAGGCAGGAGGATATGGAATACAAGGACTTGGAAGAGCTCTTGTTGAAAAGATAGAGGGAGATTATTTTGCTATAATGGGTTTCCCTATTTCAAATTTTTTAAAAAATTTAAGAAAAATTGGTTATAAAATAAGTCAAATAGATAGAATATAA
- a CDS encoding rod shape-determining protein, whose protein sequence is MKKFIGNILGVFSDDLGIDLGTSNTLIYMKNKGIILREPSVVTISSKTKELFEVGEKAKHMIGRTPNIYETIRPLRNGVIADYEVTEKMLRCFYKRIKSGTFLNKPRVIICVPAGITQVEKRAVIEVTREAGAREAYLIEEPMASAIGVGINIFEPEGSMVVDIGGGTSELAVVSLGGVVKKSSFRVAGDRFDMAIVDYVRQKHNLLIGEKSAEDIKIKIGTVVPEEEELQIDVSGKYVLNGLPKDITLTSSELVDTLSALVQEIIEEIRVIFEKTPPELAADIKKKGIYISGGGALLRGIDKKISSGLNLKVTVAEDPLNAVINGIGVLLNDFSTYSRVLVSTETEY, encoded by the coding sequence ATGAAAAAATTTATAGGCAACATTTTAGGAGTATTTTCAGATGATTTAGGTATTGATTTAGGAACATCAAACACATTAATCTATATGAAAAACAAAGGCATAATTTTAAGAGAACCTTCAGTTGTTACTATTTCTTCGAAAACAAAGGAACTTTTTGAAGTTGGTGAAAAAGCTAAACATATGATAGGAAGAACTCCAAATATCTATGAAACAATAAGACCTTTAAGAAATGGTGTTATTGCTGATTACGAAGTTACTGAAAAAATGTTAAGATGTTTTTATAAAAGAATAAAATCAGGAACATTTTTAAATAAACCCAGAGTTATTATCTGTGTTCCAGCTGGAATAACTCAAGTTGAAAAAAGAGCAGTTATAGAAGTCACTAGAGAAGCTGGAGCTAGAGAAGCCTATTTAATTGAAGAACCTATGGCATCAGCAATAGGGGTTGGAATAAATATATTTGAACCTGAAGGAAGTATGGTAGTTGATATTGGTGGAGGAACATCTGAACTAGCTGTAGTATCTTTAGGTGGAGTTGTAAAAAAATCATCTTTTAGAGTAGCTGGAGATAGATTTGATATGGCTATTGTTGATTATGTTAGACAAAAACATAATTTGCTAATAGGAGAGAAATCCGCTGAAGATATTAAAATAAAAATAGGTACTGTAGTTCCTGAAGAAGAAGAGTTACAAATAGATGTTAGTGGTAAGTATGTTTTAAATGGTTTACCAAAAGATATTACATTGACTTCATCAGAGCTTGTTGATACTCTATCAGCTTTAGTTCAAGAAATTATAGAAGAAATAAGAGTTATTTTTGAAAAAACACCTCCTGAATTAGCAGCAGATATAAAGAAAAAAGGTATATATATAAGTGGCGGTGGAGCATTACTTAGAGGTATTGATAAGAAAATATCATCAGGACTAAACTTAAAAGTTACAGTTGCTGAAGATCCTTTAAATGCTGTTATCAATGGTATAGGAGTATTATTAAATGATTTCTCTACATATAGTAGAGTTTTAGTTTCAACTGAAACAGAATATTAA
- the scpB gene encoding SMC-Scp complex subunit ScpB, producing MSIKNQVEAIIFLGGDENKIKDLARFFKISVEDMLKIILELKDDRKDSGINIEVDAGLVYLATNPIYGEVINSYFEQETKPKKLSSASIETLSIIAYKQPITKSEIESIRGVSVGRIISNLEERKFVRNCGRQESGRKANLYEVTDKFLSYLGIKDIRELPDYDLFKDKIKNMENISTDEN from the coding sequence ATGAGTATTAAAAATCAGGTTGAAGCAATTATATTTTTAGGTGGAGATGAGAACAAAATAAAAGATCTAGCTAGATTCTTTAAAATTTCTGTTGAAGATATGTTAAAAATTATTTTAGAATTAAAAGATGATAGAAAGGATAGTGGCATCAACATAGAAGTTGATGCTGGACTTGTTTATTTAGCAACTAATCCTATCTATGGTGAGGTTATAAATTCTTATTTTGAACAGGAAACTAAACCTAAAAAATTGTCCTCAGCTTCAATAGAAACTTTATCAATAATTGCATATAAACAGCCTATTACAAAATCAGAAATAGAAAGTATTAGAGGAGTTTCTGTTGGTAGAATTATTTCAAACTTAGAAGAAAGAAAGTTTGTAAGAAATTGTGGTAGACAGGAAAGTGGTAGAAAAGCTAATTTATATGAGGTAACAGATAAGTTTTTATCTTATTTAGGAATTAAAGACATAAGAGAGTTACCAGATTATGATTTATTTAAAGATAAAATTAAGAATATGGAGAATATAAGTACAGATGAGAATTAA
- a CDS encoding pseudouridine synthase, whose protein sequence is MRINKFLSSLGIASRRAIDKYIEEGRIKVNGVIASTGIDVTEDDEICIDDKKIETKKIEEKVYFMLNKPLEVLSASSDDRGRKTVVDLIKTDKRIFPIGRLDYMTSGLILLTNDGELFNRLVHPKSEIYKKYYIKVFGEVKKEEIDELKKGVLLEDGKTLPAKVAGIKYDKNKTSMYISIREGRNRQIRRMIEKFGYKVLMLRREKIGELSLGDLKEGKYRELTKEEIEYLYSV, encoded by the coding sequence ATGAGAATTAATAAATTTTTATCTTCACTTGGAATAGCCTCAAGAAGAGCTATTGATAAATATATAGAAGAAGGTAGAATTAAAGTCAATGGAGTTATTGCAAGTACTGGTATAGATGTCACTGAAGATGATGAAATCTGTATAGATGATAAGAAAATTGAAACTAAAAAAATTGAAGAAAAGGTATATTTTATGCTAAATAAACCTTTAGAAGTTTTATCTGCTTCATCTGATGATAGAGGTAGAAAAACTGTAGTAGATTTAATAAAAACAGATAAAAGAATTTTCCCTATAGGAAGACTTGATTATATGACAAGTGGTCTAATTTTGCTTACCAATGATGGTGAATTATTTAATAGACTTGTACATCCTAAGTCTGAGATATATAAGAAATATTATATAAAAGTTTTTGGAGAAGTAAAAAAAGAAGAAATAGATGAACTCAAAAAGGGAGTTTTACTAGAGGATGGAAAAACATTACCAGCAAAAGTGGCTGGAATAAAATATGATAAAAATAAGACTTCTATGTATATTTCTATAAGAGAAGGTAGAAATAGACAGATTAGAAGAATGATAGAAAAATTTGGATATAAAGTTCTAATGTTAAGGAGAGAAAAAATTGGTGAACTTTCCTTAGGAGATTTAAAAGAAGGTAAATATAGAGAATTAACTAAAGAAGAAATAGAATATTTGTATTCAGTTTAG
- the gatC gene encoding Asp-tRNA(Asn)/Glu-tRNA(Gln) amidotransferase subunit GatC has translation MSLTKEEVLKIAKLSKLSFEEEEIEKFQVELNDILKYIDMLNEVDTSEVQPLVHINDVVNNFREKEEKSSIEIEKVLLNAPESAENAIVVPKVVGE, from the coding sequence ATGTCACTGACAAAGGAAGAAGTTTTAAAAATTGCAAAATTATCAAAATTATCATTTGAAGAAGAAGAGATAGAAAAATTTCAGGTAGAGTTAAATGATATTTTAAAGTATATTGATATGCTAAATGAGGTTGATACATCAGAAGTTCAACCTTTGGTTCATATAAATGATGTTGTAAATAACTTCAGAGAAAAAGAAGAAAAATCATCAATAGAAATAGAAAAAGTATTATTAAATGCACCTGAAAGTGCTGAAAATGCAATTGTAGTTCCTAAAGTTGTTGGGGAGTAG